AGGTTGCCGTTTATCCAGCGCTGATAAAACGGATGCTCGGGGGGTAATGCGGTAGAAACGATAATAGCGTCAACCTGACGCTGTAACAGATGCTCAATACAGCGCATCTCGTTGTCCGGCTGATCTTCTGAACACGCAATTAATAACTGGTATCCGCGCTGTCTGGCCTGACGCTCCAGATAATTGGCGATGCGTGTATAGCTGGTATTTTCCAGATCGGGAATAACCAAACCAATTGAACGTGTGCGTCCAGCACGTAATCCAGCCGCGACGGCGTTGGGATGATAATTGTGCTCCCTGACGACAGCCATAACTTTCTCAACGGTCTTATCGCTCACGCGATATTGTTTTGCTTTCCCGTTAATAACATAGCTGGCTGTCGTGCGTGAAACACCCGCAAGACGCGCGATTTCATCCAGTTTCACGGTAACCCCTTAGTAGGCCGGAAAATAAATAGGCCGGATAAATAATAAATAGTGTGATGACCATAAAATCATCATGGATATGGCGTAGATCTAACAGCAGAAGCTTTTGTACGGCAACTGCTTTTATCACGTTACCCGCATATTTCAAGCTGTCATATCAATAATGGACGTCTTTTAACCTGAAATATATTGCGCCTATATAAGATAAGGGAAATAAAAAGGCCCGATACTATTATCGAGCCTCTGAAAGGAAAAAGCAGCGAAAAGTCGATTAACGCATGATTTTATCGCCGCGTGATACGCCGACGATCCCAGAACGTGCTACTTCAACAATTTCGGCCACTTCACGCACGGCGCTGAGGAAGGCATCCAGTTTATCGCTGGTGCCGGCAAGCTGTACGGTGTAAAGCGAGGCAGTCACATCAACAATCTGACCGCGGAAAATATCGGCGCAGCGTTTCACTTCTTCGCGGCCATATCCTGTGGCTTGCAGCTTCACCAGCATGATTTCACGCTCAACGTGAGCACCTTGTCCCAGTTCACTGACGCGCAGAACATCCACCAGCTTGTGCAGTTGCTTTTCGATCTGCTCCAGCACTTTCTCATCACCTACCGTCTGAATCGTCATACGGGACAGCGTAGGATCTTCGGTTGGGGCTACCGTCAGGCTTTCGATGTTGTAACCGCGCTGTGAAAACAGGCCGACGACACGTGACAAGGCACCTGATTCATTCTCAAGTAATACTGACAAAATCCGCCGCATGATCAGGTCCTCTCCGTTTTGCTCAACCACATTTCATCCATCGCCCCACCGCGAATCTGCATGGGGTAAACATGCTCGCTGCTGTCGATGTTGATATCAACAAACACCAGACGATCTTTCTGCGCCAGCGCCTGCGACAGCTTACTTTCCAGTTCGTCCGGCGTATCGATAGAAATCCCGATGTGGCCGTATGCTTCAGCCAGCTTGACGAAATCCGGTAGCGATTCCATGTAAGAGCTGGAATGACGGCCAGAGTAAATCATGTCCTGCCACTGCTTCACCATACCGAGGAAGCGGTTGTTCAGGTTGATGACCACAACGGGCAAATCATATTGCAGTGCCGTAGAAAGCTCCTGAATATTCATCTGAATACTGCCGTCGCCCGTTACGCAAATCACGGTCTCTTCTGGCAGCGCGAGCTTGATACCCAATGCCGCAGGCAGGCCAAAGCCCATCGTGCCCAATCCGCCGGAGTTCACCCAGCGACGCGGTAAATCGAACGGATAATACAGCGCGGCGAACATTTGGTGCTGACCAACGTCTGATGCCACATAGGCTTTGCCTTCAGTCAGACGATGCAGCGTTTCAATCACCGCCTGCGGTTTGATTTTCTCGCCTTCGGTACTGTATTTCAGGCAGTGACGGGCACGCCACTGCTCAATGCCCTGCCACCAGTCGCGTAGCGCATCGAACTGTTGCGGCGCGCCATCCTGTTCCAGCAGCTCTAGCATCAGGGTTAACACCTGTTTAGCGTCGCCAACGATAGGGATATCGGCGTTGACCGTTTTGGAAATCGACGCGGGATCGACATCAATGTGCAGTACGGTCGCATTCGGGCAATACTTTGCCAGATTGTTCGTCGTACGGTCGTCGAAACGCACCCCCACGGCGAAAATCACATCGGCGTTATGCATCGCCGTATTGGCTTCATACGTCCCGTGCATCCCCAGCATACCGAGGCACTGACGGTGTGTGCCGGGAAAACCACCGAGTCCCATCAGAGAAGTGGTCACTGGCAGGTTAAGTTTTTCCGCCAGCGTCAGCAGCTCTTCGTGACACTCCGCGTTAATCACGCCGCCGCCGCTGTAGATAATCGGTTTTTTTGCCGCTAGCAGCGTTTGCAGCGCACGACGAATCTGGCCTTTGTGCCCCTGAACCGTCGGATTATAGGAACGCATGCTGACGCTTTCAGGATAGACGTACGGCAGCTTATTTGCCGGATTCATGATGTCTTTCGGCAAATCGACGACGACCGGGCCCGGACGCCCGCTGGACGCCAGATAAAACGCTTTTTTCAGGATCGTTGGGACATCTTCGGTCTTTTTGACCAAAAAGCTGTGTTTCACGATAGGGCGGGAAATCCCAACCGTGTCGCATTCCTGAAAGGAATCATAACCAATCAGCGAAGTCGCAACCTGACCGGACAACACCACCATAGGAATGGAGTCCATATACGCCGTGGCGATACCGGTAATGGCGTTGGTCGCACCAGGGCCGGACGTGACCAGCACAACGCCGACCTCGCCCGTCGCACGCGCATAGCCATCGGCCATATGTACCGCACCTTGCTCATGCCGCACCAAAATATGCTCGATCCCGCCGACCGTATGCAGGGCATCATAAATATCCAGCACCGCACCGCCCGGATAACCGAACACATGTTTTACGCCCTGATCGATCAACGATCGGACCACCATTTCGGCGCCTGACAACATCTCCATGGGTTTGCCTCTTTTGTTCAGAAAGCGGAATCCGCTTCTGTATTGACCGGGGGAAATCCCCGCGCTCACCTTAAGTTAATAAAGTTAAGTGTTAATACTGTTAATTTTTAGTACAAGAAGACGAAATATTATAGGGGTGACTAATAACCCATTAACATAACGCCAGATTATGACGCAGACAAACGGCAAAAAACCACCGCCCTTAATCAGGACCAGGGGAAATTGAACGTGAGGGAAAAAAGAACTGAGATAAAATACTGACAGGGAACCGTCAGACCTGAGAGATCGTCCATGAAGGCCATGAATTACAGAGCGAAATCTTGAGGCCGAAAAATCCCTTTTCTTTTCAGGAAACGGGTTATCCGGCCTCCAACACCATCAGGATTCTGCGTACATCGCATCAATTTCCAACTGGTAACGCTGGTTGATAATCTTCCTGCGTAGCTTGAGCGTTGGCGTCAGCTCCCCTTCCTCCATCGAAAATGGTATAGGCAACAGCGTGAATTTCTTCACCTGCTCAACCCGAGAAAGTTCCTTCTGCATCTCCCGCAGGCGCTGCTCGAACAGCTCAATAATATGGCTGTGACGCAGCAATTCCAGCCGATCGTGGTACTTCAGATTGATGGAGTGAGCGTATTCTTCCAGTGCTTCGAAACAGGGAACAATCAGCGCAGACACGTACTTGCGCGTATCCGCGATAATCGCCACCTGCTCGATGAAACGATCCTGTCCCAGCGTCCCTTCCAGATGCTGTGGGGCAATATATTTACCGCCCGACGTTTTCATCAGATCCTTCAAGCGTTCGGTAATAAACAGGTTACCGTTGGCATCCAGCTCTCCCGCATCGCCAGTTCTCAACCAGCCGTCCTCAGTAAAGGTTTCTGCGGTTTCCTGCGGGCGATGGAAATAACCCCGCATGATGGTCGCACCGCGTACCTGAATCTCGTTTTCCTCACCAATACGAACTTCAATACCCGGCAGCGGCGTACCGATAGAGCCTAAGCGGAAACGGCTCTCTTCCCAGCAGGAAACCGTAGCACAGGTTTCGGTCATGCCGTAACCGTAAATGATGCGAATCCCGATCGCGCGGAAAAACAGAATGATGTTGTCATCCAGTCGCGCGCCCGCTGCGGGCATAAAGCGAATTTCTCCTCCCAGAAGCTGGCGCAGTTTCCCTAACACCAGACGGTCGGCATAGCGATGCATAACGCGGCGGAAGAACCCCGCCTTTTTTGCAGCCTGATTCGCCAGAAAGACGTGCCGCCCCTGCGTCACCGCCCAGTTGAATAGCCGCTGACGATACCAGGGAGCCTGCGCCACTTTTTCATGAATTGCGCTGTAAACTTTCTCATAAAAACGCGGTACAGCGCACATCACGGTAGGTTTGACCGCCTGCATCGCATCACGAACCAGATTCGTGTTGTTGAGATACACGTTCTGGGCGCCACGATGCATAATGACAAAGCTCCACGCGCGTTCAAATACATGAGAAAGCGGTAAGAAACAAAGTGATACATCGTTTTCCGACATATCCAGGCGATCGTCGTGCAACTTAAGTTGCATCGCCATGTTGGTGTAATCCAGCATGACGCCTTTCGGTTCACCGGTGGTGCCAGAGGTATAAATCAGCGTAAACAGATCGTTGAGGTCGCGACTGTCGATGCGCGCTTGCCATTCGTCACGCCAGAAATCGTCTACGGCCTGCGCTTCAAATTCCTGTAGAGATTGCGCAATGTCGCTACCGCGCAGGTTAACGCCGTCATCCATCACGATAATATTTCGCAGTTGCGGGCAGCTCTCGCGTAACGACAGCAACGCATCCAACTGCTCCTGACCACCAACGAATATCGTACGGATATCGGCATCATTGATGATAAACGCCGCCTGTGCCGCCGTATTAGTGGCATAGATTGGCACGCTGATCGCACGCAGGTGCAGCAGCGCCAGGTCGGCCAGCGACCAATTCATCGAGTTATGAGAGAAAATCGCAACTCGTTCCTGAACGTCGACTCTCAGCGCCAGGAGCGCGCTGGCAATCCGCCGAATACGCTGTCCGGCCTGTGTCCAGGTGAGCTGTTGTTCGCCCGCAGGCGTCCACTCGCGCAGCGCAATACGACCCGCACACTGATTGATCCGATCTTGAACCCGGTGCACCACATGATATGGCTGTAAATGATTAGTCATCTGTAAAAGAATTTATAAGGGAAGTGAAGTCGACAGCGTTTCAGCGTACAGCTGTACATTATTTGGCGTGCAGTCTACCGCCATTGTTCAAAACCGCAACGTTCTTTCGTGCATTCGCCGCTGGCTATCGCTGGTTTACTTGACGCGCATCACACCAATCAAAAGTTGACATATCCCTGATAATCGCGTACCAATAAAGCAACACCGAATTTTAGATGACGAGACACCATGTTCAACTTTACTGTCCTACTAAGCCTACTACTAAACGCATCCTTCTTGCGCGGTAGGTTTGTGGGCAGAATTCAGAACTAAGTTTCTCGCCACACGATACAAAAAACCCGCGCTGATGCGCGGGTTTTTTTTTACTCGCCGAGCGCCAAGTACAAGTAGACACGACAAGGAACTAAACCGATGAGCGAGCAAGTCATTATTTTTGATACCACATTACGCGATGGTGAGCAGGCTTTACAGGCGAGTCTGAGTGTAAAAGAAAAGCTGCAAATTGCTTTCGCCCTGGAACGTATGGGCGTTGATGTTATGGAAGTGGGCTTTCCAGTTTCCTCTCCCGGCGACTTTGAATCCGTTCAGACCATCGCCCGCAACATCAAAAACAGTCGTGTGTGCGGCCTGACCCGCTGTGTCGAAAAGGACATCGATGTCGCCGCAGAAGCGCTGCGTGTCGCAGACGCCTTCCGTATTCATACGTTTATCGCAACCTCACCGATGCACATCGCGACCAAGCTGCGCAGCACGCTGGACGAGGTGATCGAACGCGCCATCTACATGATCAAACGCGCGCGTAACTATACAGACGATGTCGAATTCTCATGCGAAGATGCAGGCCGTACGCCAATCCCGGATCTGTGTCGCGTGGTTGAGGCTGCCATCAACGCCGGCGCCCGCACTATCAATATCCCGGATACCGTCGGCTATACCATGCCGCATGAGTTCGGCAACATCATCTCCTCTTTGTACCAACGCGTTCCTAATATCGATAAAGCCATTATTTCTGTTCACACCCACGACGATCTGGGTTTGGCCGTCGGCAACGCTATGGCGGCGGTGCACGCCGGGGCTCGTCAGGTAGAAGGCACATTGAACGGTATCGGCGAACGTGCGGGTAACTGTTCACTGGAAGAAGTCATCATGGCGATCAAAACCCGCCATAACATCCTGAATGTCCACACCAATATCAATCATCAGGAAATCTACCGCACCAGCCAGTTGGTCAGCCAGATTTGTAATATGCCTATCCCTGCTAACAAAGCGGTGGTAGGTGCCAACGCCTTCGCTCACTCTTCCGGTATTCACCAGGATGGCGTGCTGAAGAACCGTGAAAACTACGAAATCATGACGCCGGAATCCATTGGCCTGAAAGAAGTGCAGTTGAACCTGACTTCCCGTTCCGGTCGCGCCGCGGTGAAACACCGCATGGAAGAAATGGGCTATCAGGACAGCGATTACAATCTGGACGATCTGTACTCCGCCTTCCTGAAACTGGCAGATAAGAAAGGTCAGGTCTTTGATTACGATCTGGAAGCGCTGGCCTTTATCAACCGTCAGCAGGAAGAGCCTGAGTTCTACCATCTGGATTATTTCAGCGTTCAGTCCGGCTCCAGTGTGATGGCAACCGCCTCCGTCAAACTGATCTGCGGCGAAGAGACCCAGTCAGAAGCCGCGACGGGGAATGGCCCGGTCGATGCCGTTTATCAGGCAATCAACCGCATTACCGGTTATCAGATTTCACTGGTTAAATACCAACTGACTGCCAAAGGTCAGGGTCGTGATGCGCTGGGTCAGGTTGATATCGTTGCAGATTATCAGGGCCGCCGTTTCCACGGCGTCGGTCTGGCGACGGATATCGTTGAATCTTCCGCACAGGCAATGGTAAATGTATTAAACAACATCAAACGTGCTCAGCAGGTAGAAAAAGAAATTCAACGTCTGCAGCAGCACAATAGCCAACAACAAAACGATAGCAAACAACAAAACAGTCAGGAAACAGTGTGATGACAAAGAGCTACCATATCGCCGTTTTACCCGGAGACGGCATTGGCCCGGAAGTAATGGCGCAGGCCCATAAAGTACTGGATGCGGTACGTCAGCGTTTTGGCATCCGCATTACCACCAGCGAATATGACGTTGGCGGTATCGCCATTGACCGTCAGGGCACACCGCTGCCGCAGGCAACCATTGCGGGCTGTGAGCAGGCCGATGCAATTCTGTTCGGTTCCGTGGGCGGCCCGAAATGGGAACACCTGCCACCGGCAGAGCAGCCGGAGCGCGGTGCGTTGTTGCCTTTGCGTAAACACTTCAAACTGTTCAGCAACCTGCGCCCTGCTCGCTTGTATCAGGGGCTGGAAGCGTTTTGCCCACTGCGTAGCGACATCGCCGCGAAAGGCTTTGATATTCTGTGCGTCCGCGAACTGACGGGCGGCATCTACTTCGGCCAGCCAAAAGGGCGTGAAGGTAGCGGTCAGTATGAGCGTGCTTTCGATACCGAGGTGTATCACCGTTTCGAGATTGAGCGTATCGCGCACATCGCGTTTGAATCCGCTCGCAAACGTCGCAGCATCGTGACCTCTATTGATAAAGCCAACGTGCTGCAAAGTTCGATTATGTGGCGCGAAATCGTTAATGAAGTCGCCAAAGCCTATCCAGATGTGAAGCTGTCTCATCTGTATATTGATAACGCGACGATGCAGTTAATTAAAGATCCGTCTCAGTTTGACGTGATGCTGTGTTCTAACCTGTTCGGTGACATTCTGTCCGACGAGTGCGCCATGATCACCGGTTCAATGGGCATGCTGCCTTCCGCAAGCCTGAACGAGCAAGGCTTTGGCCTGTACGAGCCTGCTGGCGGCTCCGCGCCGGATATCGCAGGTAAAGACATTGCCAACCCGATTGCGCAGATTCTGTCGCTGGCGCTGCTGCTGCGCTACAGCCTGGGTGCGGATGATGTCGCAGACGCGATCGAAAAAGCGGTCAATACCGCACTGGCTGAAGGTTACCGTACCGCCGATCTGGCAAGTACCAGCAACGCGATCGGTACCAATGAAATGGGCGACGTGATTGCGCGTTTTGTGGCGCAAGGGGCATAACCATGGGTAAGACGTTATATCAAAAATTGTTCGAAGCGCACGTGGTTCATGAAGCGCCAAACGAAACGCCGCTGCTGTATATCGACAGACATCTGGTACACGAAGTGACTTCCCCGCAGGCGTTCGACGGCCTGCGCGCGATGGGCCGCAAGGTTCGTCAACCGGGGAAAACTTTCGCGACGATGGACCACAACGTGTCCACGCAGACCAAAGACATCAACGCCAGTGGCGAGATGGCCCGCATTCAGATGCAGGAGCTGATCAAAAACTGTGCGGAATTCGGCGTTCAGCTGTATGACCTGAACCACCCGTATCAGGGCATCGTTCACGTTATTGGGCCTGAGCAAGGAATGACGCTGCCGGGCATGACCATTGTCTGCGGTGATTCGCACACGGCAACGCACGGCGCATTTGGTTCACTGGCTTTCGGCATCGGTACGTCGGAAGTGGAACATGTGCTGGCGACACAAACCCTGAAGCAGGGTCGCGCCAAAACCATGAAGATTGAAGTCACCGGCGATACGCCACACGGCATCACCGCAAAAGACATTGTGCTGGCGATCATCGGTAAAACCGGTAGCGCAGGCGGCACCGGTCACGTGGTTGAATTCTGCGGCACCGCTATTCGTGCACTGAGCATGGAAGGTCGTATGACGCTGTGCAACATGGCGATAGAGATGGGGGCGAAAGCCGGGCTGGTCGCGCCGGATGAAACTACCTTCAACTACCTGAAAGGCCGTCAGTTTGCGCCGAAAGACGCCAACTGGGACGCTGCCGTTGCCTACTGGAACACGCTGAAATCGGATGATGATGCGCAGTTCGATACGGTTGTCACGCTGGACGCTGCTCAGATCGCACCGCAGGTCACCTGGGGCACCAACCCCGGTCAGGTTATCGCCGTCAATCAGGAAATCCCTAACCCAGATTCCTTCAGCGATCCGGTAGAGCGCGCCTCTGCCGCCAAAGCATTGGCTTATATGGATCTGCAACCCGGCATCAAACTGACCGACGTGAAGATCGATAAGGTTTTCATTGGTTCCTGCACCAACTCGCGCATTGAAGATTTGCGTGCTGCGGCAGAAATCGCCAAAGGGCGCAAAGTCGCCGCTGGCGTACAGGCTATCGTTGTACCCGGCTCCGGCCCGGTAAAAACCATGGCAGAGCTGGAAGGGCTGGATAAAGTGTTCATCGAAGCAGGCTTTGAGTGGCGCTTACCGGGCTGCTCCATGTGTCTGGCGATGAACAATGACCGCCTGAACCCCGGCGAGCGTTGCGCCTCAACCAGTAACCGTAACTTTGAAGGCCGTCAGGGGCGCGCAGGCCGCACCCATCTGGTCAGCCCGGCAATGGCTGCGGCTGCCGCGGTGACGGGTCGCTTTGCTGACGTCCGCGAGTTGAATTAAGAGAGAAACCAACATGGCTAAATTTACTCAACACACGGGTCTGGTGGTTCCTCTGGATGCCGCTAACGTCGATACCGACGCCATCATTCCCAAGCAGTTTCTGCAAAAGGTGACGCGTACCGGTTTCGGCCAACACTTGTTCCACGACTGGCGTTTTCTGGACGATGCGGGTCAACAGCCTAACCCTGAGTTTGTGCTGAACAAGCCGCATTACAAAGGGGCAAGTATCCTGCTGGCGCGGGAAAACTTCGGCTGCGGCTCTTCCCGTGAGCATGCGCCGTGGGCGCTGACCGATTACGGCTTCAAAGTCGTTATCGCGCCAAGCTTCGCCGATATCTTCTACGGCAACTCGTTTAACAACCAGTTGCTGCCGGTGAAACTGAGCGACGAGGAAGTAGACGAGCTGTTCAAGCTGGTTGACGGGCAGGAAGGCATTAACTTCACGGTCGATCTGGAAAATCAGGTCGTGCAGGCGGGCAGCAAAAGCTATCCGTTTGAAATCGACAGTTTCCGCCGTCACTGCATGATAAACGGGTTGGACAGCATCGGACTGACACTGCAACACGAAGCGTCTATCACCGAGTATGAAAAGAATCAGCCTGCCTTTTTGAACTGATTTGAGATTACAAATAGCTCTGAAGCCCTCTTCAGGGCTGACAAAGTCCATAGAGCGGTAGTAACGGATAGATCGTAAAGACGCTGTAAACACATCCCTGTGCGCTCGGATTGCGCAGATATGAATCTCATCCCTGAGATTCACCCTTGCAGGGTCGTCGCAAGCGACGTTCAAAAACGTTCCTGACGTTTTTGTCCATGGCGCAAACGCTTTACTCTTCTATTCCGTTACTACCGTTTTCGTTCGGCAAATAGGTTTATCAACAGCCTGAGCCTGCATGACTTCCTGTGGGCTTTTTCTTTTGGAAGAATGACGTGGATTACAGCAACCCGGCAATCAAATAAAAAGCCAGCATACTCAAGAGTACCGCGACCACAATATTTCTGATAAAAAAGGAAATCACCACACTCACCATCGCGCCGAGAAAATACGGGTTATCAGGAAATGCGCGAATCACGCCGTGTTCCATCAAGATAATTGGCCCACAAATCGCGGTGAGTAAGCATGGCGCGGAATACTTTAATGCTCGATGGAGTAAAACCGGAATTTTTACCGGCACCGCAGGTTCGAGAAAGATATAGCGATTAAAAAACACGATCCCTGCCAGAACGAATATCAATAACCAACTCATTTTTCCTCCTTAAGCACGGTCGCGATGAATACAGAGAAAAACATGCCGCCAACACCAGCGATAGCGATGGCACCTTCTATCTTGAAATAACTCAATAGCATCGATAGCAGCAGAGAAAACAGGACGCCAGAGAAGGTACTGATCTTCTTTATCATCGGCACAACGATGGTAATGAACGTGGCAACGATAGAGTAATCAAGGTGATACTTATCCAAATCAGGCACAGAAGACGCCATCACCACCCCCATAATGCTGAAGATATTCCAAGAAATATAAAAGGTCAGGCCTGCGCCCACTAAATAACTGGCACTAAAATTATTCTTCCTGTCTTTCTTTTCACTGAGTGCAAAAAGCTCATCCGATAATAAATATCCGATAGGAAGACGTTTGCTTAATCTTAACGTTGAAACATATTCGCGTAACGTCAGGCCATATATTAGGTGTTGTGCGGTAATAAAAAAAACGGAGATTAATAGTGTCGCGACATTCGCCCCAGACATCAGCAATCCCAACGAAACTAATTGTGCCGCCCCTGCAAAAATAATAGCGGACATCCCGATACTTTGTCCGACGGATAATCCCGACTGGATGGCCATCGAGCCGGCCAGAATACCCCAGGGCACAACGGATAAACAGAGCGGCAGCATCTCAACCACACCGGTCATAAAGTGCTTCCAAGGGCTAATTGTGTCTTTTGCTACAGAAGATGAATGGACTACGGTATTTTCCATATAACATTG
The genomic region above belongs to Pectobacterium colocasium and contains:
- the ilvN gene encoding acetolactate synthase small subunit is translated as MRRILSVLLENESGALSRVVGLFSQRGYNIESLTVAPTEDPTLSRMTIQTVGDEKVLEQIEKQLHKLVDVLRVSELGQGAHVEREIMLVKLQATGYGREEVKRCADIFRGQIVDVTASLYTVQLAGTSDKLDAFLSAVREVAEIVEVARSGIVGVSRGDKIMR
- the ilvI gene encoding acetolactate synthase 3 large subunit encodes the protein MEMLSGAEMVVRSLIDQGVKHVFGYPGGAVLDIYDALHTVGGIEHILVRHEQGAVHMADGYARATGEVGVVLVTSGPGATNAITGIATAYMDSIPMVVLSGQVATSLIGYDSFQECDTVGISRPIVKHSFLVKKTEDVPTILKKAFYLASSGRPGPVVVDLPKDIMNPANKLPYVYPESVSMRSYNPTVQGHKGQIRRALQTLLAAKKPIIYSGGGVINAECHEELLTLAEKLNLPVTTSLMGLGGFPGTHRQCLGMLGMHGTYEANTAMHNADVIFAVGVRFDDRTTNNLAKYCPNATVLHIDVDPASISKTVNADIPIVGDAKQVLTLMLELLEQDGAPQQFDALRDWWQGIEQWRARHCLKYSTEGEKIKPQAVIETLHRLTEGKAYVASDVGQHQMFAALYYPFDLPRRWVNSGGLGTMGFGLPAALGIKLALPEETVICVTGDGSIQMNIQELSTALQYDLPVVVINLNNRFLGMVKQWQDMIYSGRHSSSYMESLPDFVKLAEAYGHIGISIDTPDELESKLSQALAQKDRLVFVDINIDSSEHVYPMQIRGGAMDEMWLSKTERT
- a CDS encoding AMP-dependent synthetase/ligase gives rise to the protein MTNHLQPYHVVHRVQDRINQCAGRIALREWTPAGEQQLTWTQAGQRIRRIASALLALRVDVQERVAIFSHNSMNWSLADLALLHLRAISVPIYATNTAAQAAFIINDADIRTIFVGGQEQLDALLSLRESCPQLRNIIVMDDGVNLRGSDIAQSLQEFEAQAVDDFWRDEWQARIDSRDLNDLFTLIYTSGTTGEPKGVMLDYTNMAMQLKLHDDRLDMSENDVSLCFLPLSHVFERAWSFVIMHRGAQNVYLNNTNLVRDAMQAVKPTVMCAVPRFYEKVYSAIHEKVAQAPWYRQRLFNWAVTQGRHVFLANQAAKKAGFFRRVMHRYADRLVLGKLRQLLGGEIRFMPAAGARLDDNIILFFRAIGIRIIYGYGMTETCATVSCWEESRFRLGSIGTPLPGIEVRIGEENEIQVRGATIMRGYFHRPQETAETFTEDGWLRTGDAGELDANGNLFITERLKDLMKTSGGKYIAPQHLEGTLGQDRFIEQVAIIADTRKYVSALIVPCFEALEEYAHSINLKYHDRLELLRHSHIIELFEQRLREMQKELSRVEQVKKFTLLPIPFSMEEGELTPTLKLRRKIINQRYQLEIDAMYAES
- the leuL gene encoding leu operon leader peptide; translated protein: MFNFTVLLSLLLNASFLRGRFVGRIQN
- the leuA gene encoding 2-isopropylmalate synthase, with the translated sequence MSEQVIIFDTTLRDGEQALQASLSVKEKLQIAFALERMGVDVMEVGFPVSSPGDFESVQTIARNIKNSRVCGLTRCVEKDIDVAAEALRVADAFRIHTFIATSPMHIATKLRSTLDEVIERAIYMIKRARNYTDDVEFSCEDAGRTPIPDLCRVVEAAINAGARTINIPDTVGYTMPHEFGNIISSLYQRVPNIDKAIISVHTHDDLGLAVGNAMAAVHAGARQVEGTLNGIGERAGNCSLEEVIMAIKTRHNILNVHTNINHQEIYRTSQLVSQICNMPIPANKAVVGANAFAHSSGIHQDGVLKNRENYEIMTPESIGLKEVQLNLTSRSGRAAVKHRMEEMGYQDSDYNLDDLYSAFLKLADKKGQVFDYDLEALAFINRQQEEPEFYHLDYFSVQSGSSVMATASVKLICGEETQSEAATGNGPVDAVYQAINRITGYQISLVKYQLTAKGQGRDALGQVDIVADYQGRRFHGVGLATDIVESSAQAMVNVLNNIKRAQQVEKEIQRLQQHNSQQQNDSKQQNSQETV
- the leuB gene encoding 3-isopropylmalate dehydrogenase, which translates into the protein MTKSYHIAVLPGDGIGPEVMAQAHKVLDAVRQRFGIRITTSEYDVGGIAIDRQGTPLPQATIAGCEQADAILFGSVGGPKWEHLPPAEQPERGALLPLRKHFKLFSNLRPARLYQGLEAFCPLRSDIAAKGFDILCVRELTGGIYFGQPKGREGSGQYERAFDTEVYHRFEIERIAHIAFESARKRRSIVTSIDKANVLQSSIMWREIVNEVAKAYPDVKLSHLYIDNATMQLIKDPSQFDVMLCSNLFGDILSDECAMITGSMGMLPSASLNEQGFGLYEPAGGSAPDIAGKDIANPIAQILSLALLLRYSLGADDVADAIEKAVNTALAEGYRTADLASTSNAIGTNEMGDVIARFVAQGA
- the leuC gene encoding 3-isopropylmalate dehydratase large subunit, with product MGKTLYQKLFEAHVVHEAPNETPLLYIDRHLVHEVTSPQAFDGLRAMGRKVRQPGKTFATMDHNVSTQTKDINASGEMARIQMQELIKNCAEFGVQLYDLNHPYQGIVHVIGPEQGMTLPGMTIVCGDSHTATHGAFGSLAFGIGTSEVEHVLATQTLKQGRAKTMKIEVTGDTPHGITAKDIVLAIIGKTGSAGGTGHVVEFCGTAIRALSMEGRMTLCNMAIEMGAKAGLVAPDETTFNYLKGRQFAPKDANWDAAVAYWNTLKSDDDAQFDTVVTLDAAQIAPQVTWGTNPGQVIAVNQEIPNPDSFSDPVERASAAKALAYMDLQPGIKLTDVKIDKVFIGSCTNSRIEDLRAAAEIAKGRKVAAGVQAIVVPGSGPVKTMAELEGLDKVFIEAGFEWRLPGCSMCLAMNNDRLNPGERCASTSNRNFEGRQGRAGRTHLVSPAMAAAAAVTGRFADVRELN
- the leuD gene encoding 3-isopropylmalate dehydratase small subunit, whose product is MAKFTQHTGLVVPLDAANVDTDAIIPKQFLQKVTRTGFGQHLFHDWRFLDDAGQQPNPEFVLNKPHYKGASILLARENFGCGSSREHAPWALTDYGFKVVIAPSFADIFYGNSFNNQLLPVKLSDEEVDELFKLVDGQEGINFTVDLENQVVQAGSKSYPFEIDSFRRHCMINGLDSIGLTLQHEASITEYEKNQPAFLN
- a CDS encoding AzlD domain-containing protein, with protein sequence MSWLLIFVLAGIVFFNRYIFLEPAVPVKIPVLLHRALKYSAPCLLTAICGPIILMEHGVIRAFPDNPYFLGAMVSVVISFFIRNIVVAVLLSMLAFYLIAGLL
- a CDS encoding AzlC family ABC transporter permease codes for the protein MENTVVHSSSVAKDTISPWKHFMTGVVEMLPLCLSVVPWGILAGSMAIQSGLSVGQSIGMSAIIFAGAAQLVSLGLLMSGANVATLLISVFFITAQHLIYGLTLREYVSTLRLSKRLPIGYLLSDELFALSEKKDRKNNFSASYLVGAGLTFYISWNIFSIMGVVMASSVPDLDKYHLDYSIVATFITIVVPMIKKISTFSGVLFSLLLSMLLSYFKIEGAIAIAGVGGMFFSVFIATVLKEEK